Proteins encoded by one window of Channa argus isolate prfri chromosome 1, Channa argus male v1.0, whole genome shotgun sequence:
- the thbs2a gene encoding thrombospondin-2 isoform X1, producing the protein MILRRSLFLLLSFHFLHAVRQDGEQEDESSFDLFEISNITRKTLGAKLFRGQNSDTPAYRFIRFDHLPPVSPPILKQILRQIQNNEGFVFVASIRQDRASRGTLIGLEGPDGQRQFEIVSNGRANSLDLVYWADGSQNVVSFEDVDLSDSQWKNITLYVHGENAHLFVGCILMDSFILDEPFYEHLQAEGNQMYVAKGSIRESHFRGLLQNVRFIFDTPVEDVLLSRNCEVTKEDDANTVSESVEIVDVSPSITTNVIGEKTDEVGTEMCERSCEELSTMFQELKGLRVVVSNLIDGLQKVTEENLVMKEVLGRMKNSKEKNMCWQDGRLFDDNEDWVVDSCTKCTCKESKIVCHQITCTPVACANPSFIDGECCPVCMPKDSEDGWSPWSEWTECTVTCGTGTQQRGRSCDATNHPCPGPSIQTRKCSLGKCDSRVRQDGGWSLWSPWSSCSVTCGEGQITRIRHCNSPVPQLGGKDCEGSGRETQRCTANPCPIDGGWGPWSPWSTCSATCGGGIKSRIRECNSPQPQYGGNMCIGEPNDSDSCNKKDCPIDGCLSNPCFGGVDCNSSPDGSWECGPCPAGFRGNGTHCEDINECDMVSDVCYSVSGTQRCVNTDPGFHCLPCPKRYKGTQPFGMGVDAAKKNKQVCEPENPCKDKTHNCHKYAECIYISHFSDPMYKCECRTGYAGDGFICGEDSDLDGWPNQNLVCGANATYHCKKDNCPILPNSGQEDFDKDGQGDACDKDDDNDGIMDERDNCPLLFNPRQFDFDKDEVGDRCDNCPYEHNPAQIDTDNNGEGDACAVDIDGDEILNENDNCPYVYNTDQKDTDMDGVGDQCDNCPMLHNPDQTDVDNDLVGDQCDNNQDIDEDGHQNNLDNCPYVANANQADHDKDGKGDVCDYDDDNDGIPDDKDNCRLTPNADQLDTDGDGRGDACKDDFDNDSIPDILDVCPENNAISATDFRKFQMVHLDPKGTTQIDPNWVVRHQGKELVQTANSDPGIAVGFDEFNAVDFSGTMYVNTDRDDDYAGFVFGYQSSGRFYVVMWKQITQTYWEEKPSRAFGISGVSLKVVNSTTGTGENLRNALWHTGNTTGQVHTLWHDPKNIGWKDYTAYRWHLIHRPKTGFIRVVVYEGKQIMADSGPIYDKTFAGGRLGLFVFSQELVFFSDLKYECRDKPELPTVFTR; encoded by the exons ATGATACTCAGGAGAAGTCTCTTCTTGCTGCTGTCATTTCATTTCCTCCACGCAGTACGTCAAG ATGGTGAGCAGGAGGATGAGTCATCATTTGACTTGTTTGAAATCAGCAACATCACACGCAAGACTCTAGGGGCCAAACTGTTCCGGGGCCAAAACTCAGATACCCCAGCTTACCGCTTCATTCGCTTTGACCACCTGCCCCCAGTGAGCCCCCCCATACTAAAACAAATACTACGCCAGATCCAAAACAATGAGGGCTTTGTGTTCGTAGCCAGCATACGTCAGGACCGCGCCTCTCGGGGCACCCTGATAGGTTTGGAGGGTCCCGATGGCCAGAGGCAGTTTGAGATTGTCTCCAACGGACGGGCCAACTCTCTGGACTTAGTATACTGGGCGGACGGCTCACAGAATGTGGTTTCATTCGAAGATGTGGACCTGTCTGACTCACAGTGGAAGAACATCACGCTTTATGTTCACGGTGAAAATGCACACCTGTTTGTGGGCTGCATCCTGATGGACAGCTTCATCCTGGATGAGCCATTCTACGAGCACTTGCAGGCGGAGGGAAACCAAATGTATGTTGCAAAGGGATCCATTCGGGAGAGCCACTTCAGG GGCCTTCTGCAAAATGTGCGTTTCATCTTTGATACACCAGTGGAAGACGTCCTCCTGAGCAGAAACTGCGAGGTCACTAAAGAAG ATGATGCTAATACTGTAAGCGAGAGTGTGGAAATTGTGGATGTAAGTCCCTCCATCACTACGAATGTTATAGGTGAGAAGACAGATGAGGTGGGCACAGAAATGTGTGAACGCTCCTGCGAAGAACTTAGTACCATGTTCCAGGAGCTCAAAGGCCTTCGGGTTGTCGTCAGTAACCTCATTGATGGTTTACAGAAAGTG ACAGAGGAGAACCTCGTCATGAAGGAGGTCCTCGGGAGGATGAAGAACTCTAAAGAGAAGAACATGTGCTGGCAGGATGGTCGCCTGTTTGACGATAATGAAGACTGGGTTGTAGACAGCTGCACTAAATGTACTTGCAAG GAGTCCAAGATTGTGTGTCACCAAATTACATGCACCCCCGTGGCATGTGCCAATCCCTCATTTATTGATGGCGAGTGCTGCCCTGTGTGTATGC CTAAAGACAGTGAGGATGGCTGGTCCCCCTGGTCAGAATGGACAGAGTGCACAGTCACTTGTGGGACAGGGACTCAACAAAGGGGTCGATCATGTGACGCAACCAATCACCCCTGCCCTGGACCTTCTATCCAGACTCGCAAGTGCAGCCTGGGCAAATGTGACAGCCGTG TTCGCCAGGATGGAGGCTGGAGCTTGTGGTCTCCGTGGTCGTCCTGTTCAGTGACCTGTGGAGAAGGACAAATCACCAGGATACGACACTGCAATTCTCCCGTGCCACAGCTGGGGGGCAAAGACTGCGAAGGAAGTGGGAGAGAGACTCAGCGCTGCACTGCAAACCCGTGTCCCA TTGATGGAGGTTGGGGTCCTTGGTCTCCATGGTCAACCTGCTCAGCAACATGTGGAGGGGGAATCAAAAGTCGGATTCGGGAGTGCAACAGTCCTCAACCACAGTATGGCGGGAATATGTGTATTGGAGAGCCCAATGATAGCGACAGCTGTAACAAAAAAGACTGTCCTATAG ATGGATGTCTGTCTAACCCATGTTTTGGTGGAGTGGATTGCAACAGCTCTCCAGATGGATCCTGGGAGTGCGGCCCATGTCCTGCTGGTTTCCGTGGAAATGGTACCCACTGTGAAGACATTAATGAG tGTGACATGGTGTCAGATGTTTGCTACAGCGTGAGTGGAACACAGCGCTGCGTCAACACAGATCCAGGTTTCCACTGCCTGCCCTGTCCTAAGCGCTACAAGGGCACCCAGCCTTTCGGGATGGGTGTGGATGCTGCCAAGAAGAACAAACAG GTGTGTGAGCCAGAAAACCCATGCAAAGACAAGACCCACAACTGTCACAAGTATGCTGAATGCATCTACATCAGTCACTTCAGTGACCCAATGTATAAATGTGAGTGTAGGACTGGTTATGCTGGAGATGGCTTCATTTGTGGAGAAGACTCAGACTTGGATGGCTGGCCCAATCAGAACCTCGTGTGTGGTGCCAACGCCACTTATCACTGCAAGAAG GATAATTGTCCAATTCTCCCCAACTCGGGCCAAGAAGACTTTGACAAAGACGGTCAAGGAGATGCTTGTGACAAggatgatgacaatgatggaATTATGGATGAGAGG GACAACTGTCCCCTCCTTTTCAATCCTCGCCAGTTTGACTTTGACAAGGATGAAGTTGGCGACCGCTGCGACAACTGTCCCTATGAACACAATCCTGCTCAAATAGACACCGACAACAATGGAGAAGGGGACGCCTGCGCAGTGGATATTGATGGAGATG aaATTCTGAATGAGAATGATAACTGCCCTTATGTTTACAACACTGACCAGAAGGATACGGACATGGATGGAGTTGGTGATCAATGCGACAACTGTCCAATGCTGCACAACCCTGACCAG ACTGATGTAGACAATGACCTGGTTGGAGATCAGTGTGACAACAACCAAGACATTGATGAAGATGGACATCAGAACAACCTGGACAACTGTCCCTATGTGGCCAACGCCAATCAAGCTGACCATGACAAGGATGGAAAAGGTGATGTATGCGACtatgatgatgacaatgatggcATACCTGATGACAAGGACAACTGCAGACTAACACCCAACGCAGATCAGCTGGACACTGATG GTGATGGAAGAGGGGATGCCTGCAAAGATGACTTTGACAATGACAGTATCCCTGATATTCTTGATGTATGTCCTGAGAACAATGCCATCAGTGCCACAGACTTCAGGAAATTCCAGATGGTCCACTTGGATCCTAAGGGAACCACTCAAATTGATCCCAACTGGGTGGTCAGACACCAGGGCAAAGAGTTGGTTCAGACAGCAAACTCTGACCCAGGCATTGCAGTAG GTTTTGATGAATTCAATGCTGTAGACTTCAGTGGAACAATGTATGTGAACACGGACAGAGATGATGATTATGCCGGCTTTGTGTTCGGCTACCAGTCGAGTGGGCGCTTTTATGTAGTGATGTGGAAGCAGATCACACAGACTTACTGGGAAGAAAAGCCCTCCAGGGCCTTTGGCATCTCTGGCGTTTCACTCAAAGTTGTGAACTCGACCACTGGCACTGGAGAAAACCTCAGGAATGCTTTGTGGCATACAGGCAACACCACCGGACAG GTGCATACACTGTGGCATGACCCCAAAAATATCGGCTGGAAGGATTACACAGCTTACAGGTGGCATCTTATCCACAGACCAAAAACTGGTTTTATAAG GGTTGTGGTCTATGAAGGTAAACAGATCATGGCCGACTCAGGACCTATTTATGACAAGACCTTTGCTGGAGGGAGgttaggtttgtttgttttctcgcAAGAACTGGTGTTCTTCTCCGACCTCAAATATGAGTGCAGAG ATAAGCCGGAGTTGCCAACAGTGTTCACAAG
- the thbs2a gene encoding thrombospondin-2 isoform X2: MILRRSLFLLLSFHFLHAVRQDGEQEDESSFDLFEISNITRKTLGAKLFRGQNSDTPAYRFIRFDHLPPVSPPILKQILRQIQNNEGFVFVASIRQDRASRGTLIGLEGPDGQRQFEIVSNGRANSLDLVYWADGSQNVVSFEDVDLSDSQWKNITLYVHGENAHLFVGCILMDSFILDEPFYEHLQAEGNQMYVAKGSIRESHFRGLLQNVRFIFDTPVEDVLLSRNCEVTKEDDANTVSESVEIVDVSPSITTNVIGEKTDEVGTEMCERSCEELSTMFQELKGLRVVVSNLIDGLQKVTEENLVMKEVLGRMKNSKEKNMCWQDGRLFDDNEDWVVDSCTKCTCKESKIVCHQITCTPVACANPSFIDGECCPVCMPKDSEDGWSPWSEWTECTVTCGTGTQQRGRSCDATNHPCPGPSIQTRKCSLGKCDSRVRQDGGWSLWSPWSSCSVTCGEGQITRIRHCNSPVPQLGGKDCEGSGRETQRCTANPCPIDGGWGPWSPWSTCSATCGGGIKSRIRECNSPQPQYGGNMCIGEPNDSDSCNKKDCPIDGCLSNPCFGGVDCNSSPDGSWECGPCPAGFRGNGTHCEDINECDMVSDVCYSVSGTQRCVNTDPGFHCLPCPKRYKGTQPFGMGVDAAKKNKQVCEPENPCKDKTHNCHKYAECIYISHFSDPMYKCECRTGYAGDGFICGEDSDLDGWPNQNLVCGANATYHCKKDNCPILPNSGQEDFDKDGQGDACDKDDDNDGIMDERDNCPLLFNPRQFDFDKDEVGDRCDNCPYEHNPAQIDTDNNGEGDACAVDIDGDEILNENDNCPYVYNTDQKDTDMDGVGDQCDNCPMLHNPDQTDVDNDLVGDQCDNNQDIDEDGHQNNLDNCPYVANANQADHDKDGKGDVCDYDDDNDGIPDDKDNCRLTPNADQLDTDGDGRGDACKDDFDNDSIPDILDVCPENNAISATDFRKFQMVHLDPKGTTQIDPNWVVRHQGKELVQTANSDPGIAVGFDEFNAVDFSGTMYVNTDRDDDYAGFVFGYQSSGRFYVVMWKQITQTYWEEKPSRAFGISGVSLKVVNSTTGTGENLRNALWHTGNTTGQVHTLWHDPKNIGWKDYTAYRWHLIHRPKTGFIRVVVYEGKQIMADSGPIYDKTFAGGRLGLFVFSQELVFFSDLKYECRDK; this comes from the exons ATGATACTCAGGAGAAGTCTCTTCTTGCTGCTGTCATTTCATTTCCTCCACGCAGTACGTCAAG ATGGTGAGCAGGAGGATGAGTCATCATTTGACTTGTTTGAAATCAGCAACATCACACGCAAGACTCTAGGGGCCAAACTGTTCCGGGGCCAAAACTCAGATACCCCAGCTTACCGCTTCATTCGCTTTGACCACCTGCCCCCAGTGAGCCCCCCCATACTAAAACAAATACTACGCCAGATCCAAAACAATGAGGGCTTTGTGTTCGTAGCCAGCATACGTCAGGACCGCGCCTCTCGGGGCACCCTGATAGGTTTGGAGGGTCCCGATGGCCAGAGGCAGTTTGAGATTGTCTCCAACGGACGGGCCAACTCTCTGGACTTAGTATACTGGGCGGACGGCTCACAGAATGTGGTTTCATTCGAAGATGTGGACCTGTCTGACTCACAGTGGAAGAACATCACGCTTTATGTTCACGGTGAAAATGCACACCTGTTTGTGGGCTGCATCCTGATGGACAGCTTCATCCTGGATGAGCCATTCTACGAGCACTTGCAGGCGGAGGGAAACCAAATGTATGTTGCAAAGGGATCCATTCGGGAGAGCCACTTCAGG GGCCTTCTGCAAAATGTGCGTTTCATCTTTGATACACCAGTGGAAGACGTCCTCCTGAGCAGAAACTGCGAGGTCACTAAAGAAG ATGATGCTAATACTGTAAGCGAGAGTGTGGAAATTGTGGATGTAAGTCCCTCCATCACTACGAATGTTATAGGTGAGAAGACAGATGAGGTGGGCACAGAAATGTGTGAACGCTCCTGCGAAGAACTTAGTACCATGTTCCAGGAGCTCAAAGGCCTTCGGGTTGTCGTCAGTAACCTCATTGATGGTTTACAGAAAGTG ACAGAGGAGAACCTCGTCATGAAGGAGGTCCTCGGGAGGATGAAGAACTCTAAAGAGAAGAACATGTGCTGGCAGGATGGTCGCCTGTTTGACGATAATGAAGACTGGGTTGTAGACAGCTGCACTAAATGTACTTGCAAG GAGTCCAAGATTGTGTGTCACCAAATTACATGCACCCCCGTGGCATGTGCCAATCCCTCATTTATTGATGGCGAGTGCTGCCCTGTGTGTATGC CTAAAGACAGTGAGGATGGCTGGTCCCCCTGGTCAGAATGGACAGAGTGCACAGTCACTTGTGGGACAGGGACTCAACAAAGGGGTCGATCATGTGACGCAACCAATCACCCCTGCCCTGGACCTTCTATCCAGACTCGCAAGTGCAGCCTGGGCAAATGTGACAGCCGTG TTCGCCAGGATGGAGGCTGGAGCTTGTGGTCTCCGTGGTCGTCCTGTTCAGTGACCTGTGGAGAAGGACAAATCACCAGGATACGACACTGCAATTCTCCCGTGCCACAGCTGGGGGGCAAAGACTGCGAAGGAAGTGGGAGAGAGACTCAGCGCTGCACTGCAAACCCGTGTCCCA TTGATGGAGGTTGGGGTCCTTGGTCTCCATGGTCAACCTGCTCAGCAACATGTGGAGGGGGAATCAAAAGTCGGATTCGGGAGTGCAACAGTCCTCAACCACAGTATGGCGGGAATATGTGTATTGGAGAGCCCAATGATAGCGACAGCTGTAACAAAAAAGACTGTCCTATAG ATGGATGTCTGTCTAACCCATGTTTTGGTGGAGTGGATTGCAACAGCTCTCCAGATGGATCCTGGGAGTGCGGCCCATGTCCTGCTGGTTTCCGTGGAAATGGTACCCACTGTGAAGACATTAATGAG tGTGACATGGTGTCAGATGTTTGCTACAGCGTGAGTGGAACACAGCGCTGCGTCAACACAGATCCAGGTTTCCACTGCCTGCCCTGTCCTAAGCGCTACAAGGGCACCCAGCCTTTCGGGATGGGTGTGGATGCTGCCAAGAAGAACAAACAG GTGTGTGAGCCAGAAAACCCATGCAAAGACAAGACCCACAACTGTCACAAGTATGCTGAATGCATCTACATCAGTCACTTCAGTGACCCAATGTATAAATGTGAGTGTAGGACTGGTTATGCTGGAGATGGCTTCATTTGTGGAGAAGACTCAGACTTGGATGGCTGGCCCAATCAGAACCTCGTGTGTGGTGCCAACGCCACTTATCACTGCAAGAAG GATAATTGTCCAATTCTCCCCAACTCGGGCCAAGAAGACTTTGACAAAGACGGTCAAGGAGATGCTTGTGACAAggatgatgacaatgatggaATTATGGATGAGAGG GACAACTGTCCCCTCCTTTTCAATCCTCGCCAGTTTGACTTTGACAAGGATGAAGTTGGCGACCGCTGCGACAACTGTCCCTATGAACACAATCCTGCTCAAATAGACACCGACAACAATGGAGAAGGGGACGCCTGCGCAGTGGATATTGATGGAGATG aaATTCTGAATGAGAATGATAACTGCCCTTATGTTTACAACACTGACCAGAAGGATACGGACATGGATGGAGTTGGTGATCAATGCGACAACTGTCCAATGCTGCACAACCCTGACCAG ACTGATGTAGACAATGACCTGGTTGGAGATCAGTGTGACAACAACCAAGACATTGATGAAGATGGACATCAGAACAACCTGGACAACTGTCCCTATGTGGCCAACGCCAATCAAGCTGACCATGACAAGGATGGAAAAGGTGATGTATGCGACtatgatgatgacaatgatggcATACCTGATGACAAGGACAACTGCAGACTAACACCCAACGCAGATCAGCTGGACACTGATG GTGATGGAAGAGGGGATGCCTGCAAAGATGACTTTGACAATGACAGTATCCCTGATATTCTTGATGTATGTCCTGAGAACAATGCCATCAGTGCCACAGACTTCAGGAAATTCCAGATGGTCCACTTGGATCCTAAGGGAACCACTCAAATTGATCCCAACTGGGTGGTCAGACACCAGGGCAAAGAGTTGGTTCAGACAGCAAACTCTGACCCAGGCATTGCAGTAG GTTTTGATGAATTCAATGCTGTAGACTTCAGTGGAACAATGTATGTGAACACGGACAGAGATGATGATTATGCCGGCTTTGTGTTCGGCTACCAGTCGAGTGGGCGCTTTTATGTAGTGATGTGGAAGCAGATCACACAGACTTACTGGGAAGAAAAGCCCTCCAGGGCCTTTGGCATCTCTGGCGTTTCACTCAAAGTTGTGAACTCGACCACTGGCACTGGAGAAAACCTCAGGAATGCTTTGTGGCATACAGGCAACACCACCGGACAG GTGCATACACTGTGGCATGACCCCAAAAATATCGGCTGGAAGGATTACACAGCTTACAGGTGGCATCTTATCCACAGACCAAAAACTGGTTTTATAAG GGTTGTGGTCTATGAAGGTAAACAGATCATGGCCGACTCAGGACCTATTTATGACAAGACCTTTGCTGGAGGGAGgttaggtttgtttgttttctcgcAAGAACTGGTGTTCTTCTCCGACCTCAAATATGAGTGCAGAG